The following are encoded together in the Aciduricibacillus chroicocephali genome:
- a CDS encoding acyl-CoA dehydrogenase family protein: MDFELSEEQRAVKEKAAQFAEKYIKPRALEIDKTGEFPVDIFKKLGEEGFMKIPFSEEWGGAGGDTLSYMLAVEEIAKACASTGLSYAASISLGISPIYNFGTKEQKEKWLPDLISGKKLASFGLTEVMAGSDASGTETTAVLENGEYVINGQKRYITNASYASVILVTAITGETANGRKRISGILVPTDTPGVTIKSDYDKMGVRGSDTAEINLEDVRVPAENLLGGKEDGYKFFMQTLDAGRISIGANSLGVASAAFESSLDYSKKRNQFGNSLSKFQAIQFKLADMAMEIELARNMVHKAAWLKDQGKPFAKEASFAKLFASETAVRAGNEAIQIHGGYGYMRENGVERHLRDAKLLVIGEGTSEIQRIVIAKHLGC, translated from the coding sequence ATGGATTTTGAATTGTCAGAGGAACAGCGCGCAGTGAAAGAAAAAGCAGCACAATTTGCTGAAAAGTATATAAAACCGAGAGCTCTAGAAATTGACAAAACGGGAGAATTCCCAGTCGATATCTTCAAAAAACTTGGCGAGGAAGGATTCATGAAGATTCCTTTCAGTGAAGAATGGGGCGGAGCAGGCGGAGATACACTCTCATATATGCTAGCTGTTGAAGAAATTGCCAAAGCCTGTGCCAGTACGGGATTGAGCTACGCTGCATCCATTTCTCTCGGCATTAGTCCTATCTACAATTTTGGGACAAAAGAACAGAAAGAAAAATGGCTTCCTGATTTGATCAGCGGCAAAAAACTCGCTTCATTCGGTTTGACTGAAGTAATGGCGGGATCAGATGCATCAGGTACAGAAACTACTGCAGTGCTGGAGAACGGTGAGTATGTCATCAACGGCCAAAAACGCTATATTACGAATGCAAGTTATGCAAGTGTCATCCTTGTAACTGCTATTACAGGCGAAACGGCTAATGGAAGAAAGCGGATTTCTGGAATTCTTGTACCGACGGATACACCTGGTGTCACAATTAAGAGCGACTACGACAAAATGGGCGTTCGTGGCTCGGACACTGCTGAAATTAATCTTGAAGATGTACGTGTCCCTGCTGAAAACTTGCTGGGCGGCAAAGAGGACGGATATAAGTTCTTTATGCAGACACTGGATGCTGGGCGTATTTCAATCGGCGCCAATTCCCTAGGAGTTGCATCTGCAGCTTTTGAATCTTCTCTCGATTACTCTAAAAAACGCAACCAGTTCGGTAATTCACTTTCAAAATTCCAGGCAATTCAGTTCAAGCTTGCTGATATGGCGATGGAAATTGAACTTGCGCGCAACATGGTGCATAAGGCAGCATGGCTTAAAGATCAAGGCAAACCTTTTGCGAAAGAAGCAAGTTTTGCTAAGCTATTCGCATCAGAAACAGCAGTAAGAGCGGGGAATGAGGCCATTCAGATTCACGGCGGATATGGTTATATGCGTGAAAATGGTGTAGAACGTCATTTGCGTGATG